One region of Sus scrofa isolate TJ Tabasco breed Duroc chromosome 3, Sscrofa11.1, whole genome shotgun sequence genomic DNA includes:
- the LOC110260079 gene encoding uncharacterized protein LOC110260079: protein MRLSKQSPGRQSLLCRKVPFDLAQALQTGSENRHFHLRGDVGEGGKLVQLLQAHIQAGSSLRAHQHQPPACVDLHPGLLSKASLLVTQKPDCSFYTCFAFDSFIVAKSQATLSAFCPVGGDQPLVPPSRLSLEKQSQPPKMNSFVPERGLSRQLPRGYCSVLPRRRDCLSTHPQRSLIAALLSPGLVCLCFLPTSSLAPEGLIGLSSSPGAPGWLCNSSSALSAINPLSLWFWGFLTLRIPPLHTHTAHLENSSGSFSQHCLIEFPPFPKPDSPSTSDSDQPSRAMSAMPCSFPSSWGKGLEA, encoded by the coding sequence ATGAGACTTAGCAAGCAGAGTCCTGGACGTCAGTCCCTGCTCTGCAGGAAGGTGCCGTTTGACCTGGCGCAGGCCCTGCAGACCGGTTCAGAGAACCGTCATTTTCACCTGAGGGGGGACGTGGGCGAAGGTGGCAAGCTGGTCCAGCTGCTGCAGGCGCACATCCAGGCGGGAAGCTCCCTCCGAGCGCATCAGCACCAGCCTCCTGCCTGCGTGGACCTTCACCCCGGCCTCCTCTCTAAAGCTTCTCTGCTGGTGACTCAGAAACCTGACTGTTCATTTTACACATGTTTTGCCTTTGATTCATTTATAGTGGCCAAGTCTCAAGCCACTCTCTCTGCTTTTTGCCCTGTGGGTGGGGACCAGCCTCTGGTTCCGCCCAGCAGGCTGAGCTTGGAGAAGCAATCACAGCCCCCAAAGATGAACTCCTTTGTCCCTGAAAGGGGCCTTTCTAGGCAGCTCCCCAGGGGCTACTGCTCTGTTCTCCCAAGGCGTCGTGATTGCCTCTCCACCCATCCCCAGAGGAGTCTGATTGCAGCTCTGCTCTCCCCGGGCCTTGTCTGTCTGTGCTTTTTACCCACTTCCAGCCTGGCTCCTGAGGGCCTGATTGGCCTCTCCAGTTCTCCCGGAGCACCAGGGTGGCTCTGCAACTCGTCCTCAGCTCTCTCGGCCATCAACCCTCTCTCCCTTTGGTTTTGGGGTTTCCTTACTCTGAGGATTCCTCCTTTGCATACACATACAGCCCACCTTGAAAACTCCTCTGGGTCTTTCTCACAGCACTGCTTAATAGAATTCCCACCTTTTCCTAAACCTGACTCGCCAAGTACCTCTGACTCAGACCAGCCAAGCAGGGCCATGTCGGCCATGCCCTGTTCGTTTCCCTCaagctgggggaaggggctggaggcaTAA